In Nitrospirota bacterium, a single genomic region encodes these proteins:
- a CDS encoding outer membrane protein transport protein, translating to MHDRDPRRLLGLVGWVWVPLLWGVGASPACADGFRNPFQGSAAIGQGNAFAAQADDPTAVFYNPAAMTRLRGVQHAVGVQFVSPHTRFTSPSGAQTTNDLGGPVGWPPPGQLYLTANLERSGLPILRDLSLGLGLLSLYGFGNKYPERAPFSSTSYQGSLPLLDIKPTLAYKVSDRLSLGLGADIFTFASFIGEGQTESLSISSGAGNIPAGSRVELNGKGTTAGLNASVLYTLIGTADRPRVSLAGVWRSQAVLPVHGQLLVNGAPVADASANFLLPEVWTLGLAVWPLHDAERAWKVEVDVDYTRWRSVRNVDVALSTGAAITNPQHWNNSVSIAAGTEYKWLRLPEHEAWQLALRAGYNRSHTPIPDANYNPVIPDADVHVWSVGLGLFCQEGGRFLGLVDCGGAGGGWLTRQAIGLDLAYQLLLFEPRTVTGHPDPGVNGTYRTTTNAGSLTLRINF from the coding sequence ATGCACGACCGCGATCCGAGGCGTCTGCTGGGCCTCGTAGGCTGGGTCTGGGTCCCGCTGTTATGGGGCGTGGGCGCGTCCCCGGCCTGTGCAGACGGCTTTCGCAATCCTTTTCAAGGCTCGGCGGCCATCGGGCAGGGCAACGCGTTTGCAGCTCAAGCTGACGACCCGACGGCGGTCTTTTACAATCCAGCCGCCATGACGAGGTTGCGGGGGGTCCAGCACGCCGTCGGCGTTCAATTCGTCAGCCCTCACACTCGGTTCACGAGTCCAAGCGGGGCTCAGACGACCAACGATCTCGGCGGGCCGGTCGGCTGGCCTCCGCCCGGCCAACTGTATCTCACGGCCAACTTAGAACGATCGGGCCTGCCGATTCTCCGGGATCTAAGCCTGGGTCTGGGCCTGCTGTCGCTCTATGGGTTCGGCAACAAGTACCCGGAACGCGCGCCGTTCTCTTCCACGAGTTACCAAGGCAGCCTTCCGCTGCTCGACATCAAGCCCACCCTGGCCTACAAGGTTTCGGATCGCCTCTCGCTCGGACTCGGCGCGGACATCTTCACGTTCGCGAGTTTTATCGGTGAGGGGCAAACGGAAAGCCTGTCCATTTCGTCCGGCGCGGGCAACATCCCGGCGGGCAGCCGTGTGGAGTTGAACGGCAAGGGGACCACCGCCGGCCTGAACGCCAGCGTGCTCTACACGCTGATCGGCACGGCGGACCGGCCGCGGGTGAGTCTCGCCGGGGTGTGGCGCAGCCAAGCGGTTCTGCCGGTGCACGGACAGCTGCTCGTCAACGGAGCGCCGGTCGCCGACGCGTCCGCGAATTTCCTGTTGCCCGAGGTTTGGACGCTGGGACTGGCGGTCTGGCCTCTTCACGACGCTGAGCGCGCGTGGAAGGTCGAGGTGGATGTGGACTACACGCGGTGGCGGTCGGTGAGAAATGTGGACGTCGCCCTTTCCACCGGCGCCGCCATCACCAACCCGCAACACTGGAACAACAGCGTGTCGATCGCCGCGGGGACGGAATACAAGTGGCTCCGCCTGCCGGAACATGAAGCCTGGCAACTGGCGCTCCGCGCCGGCTACAACCGTTCGCACACGCCCATCCCGGATGCGAATTACAATCCGGTCATCCCCGACGCCGACGTGCATGTGTGGTCGGTCGGGCTGGGCCTTTTCTGTCAGGAAGGCGGACGGTTTTTGGGACTGGTGGACTGTGGCGGCGCCGGCGGCGGCTGGTTGACCCGTCAGGCGATCGGGCTCGACCTCGCCTATCAACTTCTGCTCTTTGAACCCCGCACGGTCACCGGCCACCCCGATCCCGGCGTCAACGGCACGTATCGGACCACGACCAATGCCGGAAGTCTGACCTTGCGGATCAACTTCTAA
- a CDS encoding VIT domain-containing protein, protein MRRNAVPLHPVPRWLVISAALVAALLSIRPGFAFARVAAPAPVPAPPHSEPQGGLTALDADGKPAQLFPLKHTDVKIEVSGFLARARVTQRFENPFPDKIEAVYTFPLPQRAAVDDMTLTVGDRVVKAKITKREDAQAIYEAAKAKGHRTGLLDQERPNIFTQSVANIMPGEQITVTISYVEVLKYEEGAYELVVPMVVGPRYIPGQPTGNKLGGGWAYDTDQVPDASRITPTVMPPGTRTGHDISIEVMLDAGVPIRNIQSKTHEVTIDNPVPDRAVVRLKNRASIPNKDFILRYDVAGGKIQDAVLAHRHGKDGFFTLILQPPDRVTPADVTPKELVFVLDTSGSMSGFPVEKAKETMRLALEGLYPQDRFNLITFSGDTHILFPEPVPAAKENLRKALTFLQSRSGGGGTEMMKAIKAALDPSDSQEHIRIVCFMTDGYVGNDMEIIAEIRKHPNARVFSFGIGSAVNRVLLDKMAEEGRGEVEYVGLNDDGSAAARRFHERVRNPLLTDLSVEWDALKVKDVYPRRLPDLFSAKPVILTGRYTAPGKSTIKLHGKLAGRPVTREIRVELPEKQPRHDVLATLWARARIDDLMAQDFTGIQRGTPKAEVRLAITQLGLDYRLMTQYTSFVAVEEMTITEGGRPRRIDVPVEIPEGVSYEGIFGGTGEGNRPLPMTSAAAAPPMTDRGILGKAMEQRAMIETDEAVSYSHEETAPDRSAAQNAAKLHRSLAAIVKRLKDKIHTPTPEEAAFVKQGKAEIQVWLSDTSEATLALLRQLGFELLLKPKTGTPVIGRLPIQNLAMLAELKVVRYIAPQINNT, encoded by the coding sequence ATGAGAAGAAACGCCGTTCCGCTCCACCCCGTTCCTCGATGGCTGGTCATCTCCGCGGCCTTGGTCGCCGCGCTGCTCTCCATCCGGCCTGGCTTCGCCTTCGCCAGGGTGGCCGCACCGGCTCCGGTCCCTGCTCCCCCGCACAGCGAGCCACAAGGGGGTCTGACGGCCCTCGATGCCGACGGGAAGCCCGCGCAACTGTTCCCCCTCAAGCACACGGACGTGAAGATCGAGGTCAGCGGATTCCTCGCCCGCGCCCGCGTGACCCAGCGGTTCGAGAATCCGTTCCCGGACAAGATCGAAGCCGTTTACACCTTCCCGCTGCCGCAGCGGGCTGCGGTGGACGACATGACGCTGACGGTCGGCGACCGCGTCGTAAAAGCCAAGATCACGAAGCGGGAGGACGCGCAGGCCATCTACGAGGCGGCGAAAGCCAAAGGCCACCGAACCGGTCTGCTCGACCAGGAACGGCCGAACATCTTTACACAGTCGGTGGCCAATATCATGCCGGGCGAGCAGATCACCGTCACGATCAGCTATGTGGAAGTGTTGAAGTACGAGGAGGGCGCCTATGAGTTGGTCGTTCCGATGGTCGTCGGACCGCGCTACATCCCCGGCCAGCCGACCGGGAACAAGCTGGGCGGCGGCTGGGCCTACGATACAGACCAAGTGCCGGACGCCTCGCGGATCACGCCGACAGTTATGCCTCCGGGGACAAGAACCGGCCATGATATTTCCATCGAGGTCATGCTCGATGCCGGCGTACCGATCCGGAACATTCAGTCCAAGACGCATGAGGTCACGATCGACAACCCTGTACCCGACCGCGCGGTCGTTCGTCTCAAGAACCGGGCTTCGATTCCCAACAAGGATTTCATCCTGCGGTACGACGTGGCCGGCGGGAAGATCCAGGACGCCGTGCTCGCACATCGCCATGGCAAGGACGGCTTCTTCACGCTGATCCTTCAGCCGCCCGATCGCGTGACGCCGGCCGACGTCACCCCCAAAGAACTGGTCTTCGTGTTGGACACCTCCGGGTCCATGTCCGGCTTCCCGGTCGAGAAGGCCAAGGAGACGATGCGCTTGGCGCTGGAGGGGCTCTATCCGCAAGACCGGTTCAACCTCATCACCTTCTCCGGCGACACGCACATCCTGTTTCCCGAACCGGTGCCCGCCGCGAAGGAGAACCTGCGCAAGGCGCTGACGTTCCTGCAATCGCGGTCCGGCGGAGGCGGCACGGAAATGATGAAGGCGATCAAGGCCGCGCTCGATCCGTCGGATTCGCAGGAGCACATCCGGATCGTCTGCTTCATGACGGACGGCTATGTCGGGAATGACATGGAGATCATCGCCGAAATCCGGAAACACCCGAACGCGCGGGTCTTCTCGTTCGGCATCGGCAGCGCGGTCAATCGGGTCCTGCTGGACAAGATGGCGGAGGAAGGCCGGGGCGAAGTCGAGTACGTCGGCCTCAACGACGACGGGTCGGCCGCCGCGCGGCGTTTCCACGAGCGCGTGCGCAACCCGCTGCTGACCGACCTGTCCGTCGAGTGGGACGCGCTGAAGGTTAAGGACGTGTATCCCCGTCGTCTGCCGGACCTCTTCAGCGCCAAGCCCGTCATCCTGACCGGCCGCTACACAGCGCCGGGCAAGAGCACCATCAAGCTGCACGGCAAGCTGGCCGGCCGTCCCGTCACGCGCGAGATCAGGGTGGAGCTGCCGGAGAAGCAACCGCGGCACGACGTGCTCGCCACCCTGTGGGCGCGCGCCCGTATCGACGACCTGATGGCGCAGGATTTCACCGGCATTCAGCGCGGGACGCCGAAGGCGGAGGTGCGGCTGGCGATCACGCAACTGGGGCTCGACTACCGCCTCATGACGCAGTACACCTCGTTCGTAGCCGTCGAAGAGATGACGATCACGGAGGGCGGCCGACCGCGGCGGATCGACGTGCCGGTCGAGATTCCCGAGGGTGTGAGCTACGAAGGCATCTTCGGCGGAACGGGCGAAGGCAACAGACCGCTTCCGATGACGAGCGCTGCAGCCGCGCCGCCGATGACCGACCGAGGTATCTTGGGAAAGGCGATGGAGCAGCGAGCCATGATCGAAACGGACGAGGCCGTCTCCTATTCCCACGAGGAGACCGCGCCGGATCGATCCGCTGCGCAGAACGCCGCGAAGCTGCACCGAAGTCTGGCGGCGATCGTCAAGCGGCTGAAAGACAAGATTCACACGCCGACGCCCGAGGAAGCCGCCTTCGTCAAACAGGGCAAGGCGGAAATTCAGGTATGGCTGAGCGACACGTCGGAAGCGACGCTGGCGCTACTGCGGCAACTCGGCTTCGAGCTGCTGCTCAAGCCGAAGACCGGCACGCCGGTGATCGGCCGGCTGCCCATCCAGAACTTGGCCATGCTGGCTGAATTGAAAGTCGTGCGCTATATCGCCCCGCAGATCAACAACACGTAG
- a CDS encoding sigma-70 family RNA polymerase sigma factor produces MDRDEILSRLRERILAFATSRLSREAAEDLVQDVMLVLHEKYGHVTELTELVPLSFQVLRFKMLDLHRKMERRGEYDAASIDDLHIADGRDNPGTELERKQTVERLIAALDRLGPHCRELFRLKLEGKTFPEIQQLMGQHSINTIYTWDSRCRKQLLRLMGGGWE; encoded by the coding sequence ATGGACCGGGATGAGATTCTTTCCAGACTGCGCGAAAGGATCCTGGCGTTCGCCACATCCCGTCTATCGAGGGAAGCGGCTGAGGACCTGGTTCAGGACGTCATGCTCGTGCTGCACGAAAAATACGGTCACGTCACGGAGTTGACCGAACTGGTCCCGCTGTCCTTTCAAGTCTTGCGGTTCAAGATGCTGGACCTGCACCGGAAGATGGAACGGCGCGGCGAGTATGATGCGGCATCCATCGACGACCTCCACATTGCCGATGGGCGTGACAACCCGGGAACGGAATTGGAACGCAAGCAGACGGTCGAACGGCTGATCGCGGCCCTCGACCGGCTCGGTCCCCACTGCCGGGAACTCTTCCGGCTGAAACTGGAAGGAAAAACCTTTCCGGAAATTCAGCAGCTCATGGGTCAACATTCCATCAATACGATCTACACCTGGGACTCTCGGTGCCGGAAGCAGCTCTTACGTCTGATGGGAGGGGGATGGGAGTGA
- a CDS encoding amidohydrolase family protein translates to MTGKTLIDCHVHLAALPDAGNGCYISPKMLKSPLFRFLLWKHDLSTNDPKRANQKYLDDLLAELRASYHVRKAVLLGMDGVYDQTGRLDRAQTEFLISNDYVLNVARAYPDEFLAGVSINPHRRDAVDEVHRCADAGAVLVKVLPNAQQFDPADPRYKAFYRALAERRLPLLSHVGYEFSLIGKDQSVGDPARLRAPLDEGVTVIAAHACSYGLMLYEKFLPTFQTLVRQYRNFYADISALTLPNRFKMLLHLRRHPELHDRLLFGTDYPLSVFHIAAWGRLGLRALAMIVRTKNRFDRQYLICRRLGLAFGSFDRFLPKHPS, encoded by the coding sequence ATGACCGGCAAAACCCTGATCGACTGCCACGTGCATCTCGCCGCCCTGCCCGACGCGGGCAACGGCTGTTACATCTCGCCGAAGATGCTCAAGAGTCCGTTGTTTCGCTTTCTGCTCTGGAAGCACGACCTCTCCACGAACGACCCGAAGCGAGCCAATCAGAAATACCTCGACGACCTGCTGGCCGAACTCCGGGCCTCATATCACGTCCGGAAAGCGGTGCTACTGGGGATGGACGGCGTCTATGACCAGACCGGTCGCCTGGACCGCGCGCAGACCGAATTTCTGATCAGTAACGACTATGTCCTCAACGTGGCCAGGGCCTATCCCGACGAGTTTCTGGCCGGCGTGTCGATCAATCCGCATCGCCGCGACGCGGTGGACGAGGTCCACCGCTGCGCGGACGCGGGCGCCGTCCTGGTGAAGGTCCTGCCGAATGCGCAGCAGTTCGACCCGGCCGATCCCCGGTACAAGGCGTTCTATCGGGCGTTGGCCGAACGCCGGTTGCCGCTCTTGAGCCATGTCGGGTATGAATTCAGCCTCATCGGGAAAGACCAATCCGTCGGCGATCCGGCGAGGCTGCGCGCGCCGCTGGACGAAGGTGTGACGGTGATTGCCGCTCATGCCTGCAGTTACGGCCTCATGCTCTATGAAAAGTTCCTGCCGACCTTCCAGACGCTCGTCCGGCAGTACCGGAACTTCTACGCCGACATCTCGGCCCTGACCCTCCCGAACCGCTTCAAGATGCTGCTCCACCTGCGCCGCCATCCGGAGCTGCACGACCGGCTTCTGTTCGGCACCGACTATCCCCTCTCCGTATTTCACATCGCGGCCTGGGGGCGCCTTGGCCTGCGCGCACTCGCCATGATCGTCCGCACGAAGAATCGGTTCGACCGGCAGTACCTGATCTGCCGGCGGCTCGGGCTCGCGTTTGGGTCATTCGATCGCTTTTTGCCAAAGCACCCGAGTTGA